The sequence AATTTCGTTTGTGAATTATGAATGTAAGTCGATTACGTAATACTCACTCCATCCTATTCTAATAAGCTCACTTTTTTTGAGCACCAATGTTAAGAAGTTTATTTTGTAGGaggaaagtggtgtggtccagatccaattaaatatatatatattttatttaaaataaaaaagagctTATTCTAATAGGACGTCTCAATagggaaaataaatttattaaagtgggagagatgaagtaaTACTATTATACACGAAACAAACACATTAATATGTATGCTATAAAGCGAAAAGAATGTGGATGTAAATGTACAAATCTCAAACCAACTCGTCACCCACCAAAATAAGCAAGAATCACACGCCATgagaagagaaaagaaaagaatttgATTGCTCTTAATTGCCAAGACAAACGCCCAAACCAGGGTGtgattaattattgttaattatcACATCAAACAATTGGAGGAATCATGCTTTGCTACAACCACCCGCGGGTCCCATCAAAAGACCTCACGCACGCACACAAAGCCAACCAGTCCATGATTGTTCACACGTTTGGCACATTAATTCATGAAATTGAAAAACCCACAACATTTTACCAAGAATTATTGcaattttcctttcttttttttggttaaTACTGCTGCGGTAAAGTGTAAATCCCCTCATTTCCTGACCCATAAATTTGTGTGTGTCTATATAGCGTCTCACCCACCGTGTACTCCTCATCTTTTGACTGTCttaaacaaacacacacacactctctctctctctagaaagaTTTCAGCTGTTTCTGCATTTGGGATTTTCTTTGTTGATTGTCTCTTTGGAAGGATAAGCCGTTTCTGGGTGCTGTCACTTTTGTGAGCTGTAagtttcctttttttattttttattttttttattcttcattGTTTAAGGCTGCAGCGAGCTGTATTGTACTACAATATTTTGTTTCTGCAGTTTTGTTGTCTGATAATTCTTGGATGTGAGGCTTTTCTGTTTGATGTGCCTTTGCTTTGAATCGTGCTTGACTTTATCTTTAGATCCGTTTTCTTGGGTTTTCTTCTTTTCATAACAATAAGGAGATAAGAAAAAACACTGCAAGTGGGAATGGACAAAAAAGTTGggttttgtaattttttgtaaCAAATTATCTGCTTTTAGATCCCTTTGTTTATGCAGTCTTAGAGCTTAGTTTCATTGTCTGAAGAAGTGCAGTGATGAAGGTGTCTTTTTTTGCTTAGAACATTTTAGCCCtatattttgggattaattgTTCATGAAATTCATGCAAGGATGATCAAAGAAGAGTTTTGTACCgaatttcttaaaaaaatctGTTCTTTTTGCCGCTAAGCTTTTGTTAATTAAGTGCAAAGATGAGATTTTTGGTGCTCAGTGTCATGTTTTTGGAAGGTATGGCTGATTATCCTGTTTTGTACAAGGGATCTTGTTGAACTAAAAAGGAAGCTACTTATAGATTGCAATTCTTTTCCTATTTCATGCCTTAAAGAATGGAAAAGATTAGAATGCTGTTACACTGTAATCTGGATTTTTCATAATGGGATGGATTTTTCATAATGGGATCTGTTTATGTTTCCTCCTTTGGCTACAAAAACTGAATTAGAGCTTTTGGTAGTCGTATACAAATGTAGCTGCATCTTGAATAAGAACACTTACTCGTCTTCTGTTAGATTATTGCAACTTCTCTTTGAATTTCCCTACTTGATATTGAACACGTGCTTTGAAATTCCAGCAGGTGTTGGTAAAAAGTGGCAATCGATCAAATTGAAGAACAGCATGCGGTGGTATAGCCTGTCCATTGATGTTTTCCAGAAAGTCATCTCTTTGAACTTGTATTGCCGTGTGATTCTGTAAAGCCGTTTCATTTCACCAAACAGCTTTTATTAACTTCCTTCTTTCTCGACCTTCCACTTTAACCCTAGAATAGAATCTTATTGCCATGGGATCTACTTGCTTTGTAGTCATTCCTTGCTACGTACGCTGGATTAGCTGATCTGTTTTCTCTCGTCCCACCTCTATACCGTTTTTGAGCTCTCTTGCCATCTGGACTGTTTCTTTCGACTAAGTTTAGTgatttatttctaatttttggCTCACAATTTGGAGTAGTCATTTCCCCCTGTCATTTTCTTGCTTGGTTGTGTGGTGTAAGTTTTCTAGAAAAGGAATTCGAAAATTGTTGGATTAGTCGTCACTCTCTTCTGCGACAGTTTTGTGTGAATTTGAGATAAAAGATTTGGGGAAGTAGTTATGGTAAGCCAAGCAGCTAGTCAGACAAGATTTCGAGCATTGAAACACGAGAGTGGAATTGCTGGGAGTGCTACAATAATAGTTAGAGTAATAGCATGCTTTCAACCTCTTCAAGATTGTCAGGTTAGTAGGCAAATTTTGCGATCGTAACTCTGCCAATTCTCTGCAGTTTTCCAAAAATACTAACAAGTTTTCTTGTGTGCATTTCAGGCTGAGTATTTCCGCCATCTACTTAAACCTGTCACGTAGATTAATTTCTTTTCCACGCGTTCAAGTTAAGCTGgattttgttttatatatttctattttagcTCGAAGGTTCAACAAAAAATCAGTAAATTCTTAGGTACGTTTTAATTACTCTCTTCATTACTCGGATTTCTCCATTTTTCGTTGTTTTTCTTTATTGGTATCGCTCACTTCTGTTTGTTTTTATCAGGTTATTGGTGTGCTTAAATGGAAAAGCATTTCGGATCCGGGTATGATCAGCATCTGCTGTCATCTACTCTGAATCTGTCGGGATTTCCCTTCACCAACGGCTATCTGAATATGGAACCACTTCATAGGTACCCTTACCCCGTCGAAGATTCCACATTGAGAAATCTTCCTCCGGTTCCGGGTTCTGGTTTCCAACAGTTGAAGGCAAGTGAACCAAATAGGTTGCAGAATTGGTTTGACCATAAGCAACATTTCCACCAAGCctttgttcctgcatcgaactCTGCATCTGAACAGAAGTTTCCTGCAGGCCTATCTGATGTCGAACGACTCAGAAGCCCTACTATACCTGGTCAAAAGAGGTTTCTCGTATTTGATCAATCCGGTGATAAAACCACCCTCTTATACAGCTCCGGGGTTCATACTCCCGTTCAGTTTGGAGCTTCTCAGTTGCCAAATCCTCCCTCCACCTACAATTTGGGTAAGGAGGAAGCTGAGGGATAGCTACTATTCGTTAGGTTTGAACGACGAGAATTTCGAAGACAACTCGAAAGATGCCACAGAAGATGAAATGCATGAAGACACAGAAGAACTGGATGCCCTTCTCTGCTCTGATGATGACAGCGATTTCTCCGAGGATGAGGAGACGAGCACCGGTCATTCGCCTAGTACCATGACTGACAATGGCATACCAAAACTAGTTGAGGAAACTGGCGAAGAAGTTGATAGCTTTTCCGTACCAGCCAAAAGGCAAAAGCTTTTGGATGGAAGCGATGTTGCCCCATCAAGCAGGTATGATGGGAGCTCTTTGAAAACCTTTGCCTACTCTGAACTAGAAAGTGATGCTGAGTCGAGCTGTGGTAGTCGTAAGGAGGAATTATATATCCGGTCGGGCTGCAAAAGGTCGAGGAAGAGACAAAATACACGAAACTGTGAGCATTCTGCAGAGCATAATCCCTGATGCTAATGGGAAAGATGCAATTGTTGTGATTGATCAAGCCATTCACTACTTGAGATCTTTGAAGGTGAAAGCCAAGGCTTTGGGGCTTGACGCCCTTTGAACTTCGTCTACATTCCATTCCTCGAAAATAAGGCAGTTGTAAAGACTTCCATTGTCTATAAACTAGTCGTTGTTTCTAGCAAAGATAGTCTTAGAGTGGATGTACAGCAGAGGAGTGCAGCGTGGGGTAGGGTGGTTATGCACGTTTCACGTGCTCTCAATTCTAAAAGACGCGTAGTATGTGAAAAATTGCTTCTTGGAAGACACCCTAGAAGTCATCTTTGAAGTCTTCTCTGATATGATTGATTTGGAAGAagctgcagcagcagcaacagccatGGCTTTTTGATGATTTCTTGATGTCACTATCAGCCTACAGAGACGACAAAGACGAGCAGCTGTGTGAACGTGATGGGGCCCAGCAACACGCAGGCGCCCGAGTCGAGCTGAGCTTCTGCATCACGTCCTTTGTCTCCGTCATCCGAAAATTGAGCTTTTTCTATGAGATTGGCATGCGTGGCTTGGAAGAGTTGTACCTATCAGAAACTGTTGACTTGGATATTCATTTCtgtagttttttctttttttgctcACTTTTGTTATGTTGCCAGTTGTGAGAGAATATTATTGCATTTGTTGGGATGTAAATGTGAAGTTACGTTTTGACGTTTGTGTTGTTGTAATGCAGCGTGCATGTGTTTGTATTTTGCAGAAACAATGAGATGtccattttctaattttaaaagTCATTTGCTTTGTTTGTGTGGTGATGCAAAAATGTGTGATTTCAAGACCTGAGGGACCACACGCTTTCTCAAACTTGTAGATGCTATATTCGAATGTGCATTTGTGTGAAATTTATCGATAATTTTGTACGTCGAGTGTTGAAGATGCTACGTCGGATGGATCTGTTGATCTCCATTCATGTTAATGTGTAAATTTCGTGGATTGGTCGGATCGTTATATATGCAAATTTTGTGGCTATgtgcaaattttcattttaggctgcgtttattttgatggatatatttatctattGAAAAGGATAGATAACataaatttatgcctttaaatgtctctttactttttccacatttgacacaaaaagagatgctcaccattttttctttcttattgtATGGATAataaaataaggaagaaaaaatggcgAACATCTTTTTTtatgtcaaatgttggaaaaggaaggagacatttaaaagcataaatttgtgttatccatcattttccatggataaatttatccattaaagtaaacgcagccttacATGACTTAGGCTCTTATTACAATGATTCTAGCTTCTGACTTGAGTCTTCTGTGCAAGGAGCTTCGTTGTTTCTTGACTGCGCAGACGCTTCGGGTTCTCTTGACTGCACAGGCACGCGTCCTTCATACTTCGTCTTATCTGCGCGACGAATCTTCTTTATATTATCCAAAGCCTTCAgttaaacctgcgctggttatctttacttaataataataataataataataattgagagAGATATTTTGGTATTGTTAAGTGCAGCGTTGATGGAGGATTTAGTCCTCATCACAAACCTTCCCTGATTCTCCTGGCATGGCAAAGCCTTTTGGTTGAGCCATGTAAATGGTCTCTTCCATATTTCTATGCAAAAAGGCTATTTTTACATCCAATTCTTCTAAAATGAGATCTTGTTAAACAACCAATGACAATAACAATCTAATAGATGTATGTTTCACTACTCGTGAAAagatttaattaaatctatgcCTTCTCTTTGAGTAGAGCCCTTTGCAACAAGTCTTGCTTTGAACCTGACTTGTTCCTTTCCATTCACCATTTCAACTTTCCATTTAAACACCCATTTGCATTTAACAGTCTTCTGATTAGGAGGTTTGTCTACCAGTATCCATGTCTGGTTTCTCATCAGAGAATCCAATTCTTCTCTTATAGCCAAAATCCATTTTTCTCTATCTTTGCTATTTATGGCTTCTGTATATGCGCATAGCTCTTGATACTCAGTTTCTTCTACAACTGACAAGTCATAAGCTACAAGATCTGCATCACCAAATCTTGTTGGAGGGTTTATCTGCCTTCTAACTCTATCTCTAGCAAGGAGATAGTTTCTGAGATCATCACCTTCCTCATGTTGATCTGCTTCCGATGTGTCTTCATCATTAGATGATTCTTGCAAAACTTCTGAGTTATTCTTGCCATGCTACACCTCAATTTGAGTAGTACCTTTTCTGGGTTCAAACAGATTCCTTTATGCATCATTTCCTTTATCCAAAAATGGCATAACATCTTCGTTGAAGGTGACATCTCTGCTGATGTGTATTTTATTCACACCATTTTCATAGCACCAAAGCTTATAACCTTTTGTACCTTCTTGATACCCTATCATGACGCACCACATAGCTCTTGCATCCAATTTATCCTGTCTCAAATGAGCATAGGCCTGACATCCAAACACCCTCAAATGTTAGTAGTCTAGAGGTTTGCCATACCATCTTTGGTTAGGTGATATGCAATCCAGAGCTGAGCTTGGGCTCATGTTGATGAGTAGAGCTGCTGTAGATGCTTGCTTCAAGCCCAAAACCTCTTTGAAACACCAGAGCTCAGAATCATACATCTCACATTTTCTAATGGTTGTCCTGTTCATTCTTTCCACTactccattttgctgtggagtGCCTGGTACTATTTGTGCCTTCTTATGCCCTTTGATTTATAGAAATCATTGAACTCATTAGATAAGAATTCAAGTCCATTATCAGTCATTAGGCATTTCAATGGCACTCCTTTTTCCACTTCAACAGATATACACCATTCTTTGAATTTCTGGAATGCATCATTCTTATGTTTCAAAACATAAATCCACAGCTTCCTGGAGTAATCATCTATGATGGATAAGAAGAACCTCCCTCCACCAAATGTCTCTACTCTAGCTGTCCCCCAGAGGTCAGCATGAGCATACTTTCGATATCATTTTGGTGTATGTCTTCCTACTCCAAAAGGTgcctgatgcgtcttcgacttttgggccatttggccctatttttccctTTTGTTTGTGTCAGTTCAAGTTGTTCCGGGggaaaatgatattgtggagGAGGAAGGTGCAGTAAGAGACAAAATGGAGAAACGTGgtcggaatgggcattaccagccCAGATTGCATGTCATGTCTACCAATATGGAGCCGAGGCGTAGTACCCCTCAATGTCTTATCTGAGATGTGGGAATCCCGAAGTGTACCATCTGGTATGAGCCAAACCCAAGGAAGCAATCAGTGCGACCACTGCTAGAAAAAGTAGCCAGCCGAAGCCGAAAAAGGAAAGTAAAAATTTGATAGAAGATTGCAGGAGGATGGAGAAGGAGCCGTAAGAATCTAGAAAGGAGGAAGGTTGACTCAAGATTGCAGTTGGAAAATATCTTTAATCGGATAAgatcaaagattgagctaaagaagaaaagaagatcTCGATGAAGATATAGGAACTGGTGCAGCTAGGGTTGTCTTCTACCGGCCACCAGATATGGAGGGATGCAACGTATAAAGAACTTTTGACTCTTGGAAGAACTTTTTCACTTAGGCTACGTTTGAACTTTATTATTTTGCATCCATAAATAATCTCATTTATATTTTGCTTTAGTCTATCAAACACTTATTTGCTTTTAGTAGTTGTAATCGCAAGGACAACAATCTCAGACATTTTGATCCGGGTACTTTATTTATTATCTATTCCTACTTTGCATTgagtttattattatgaattcaTTTCAATTTGTGTTCGTGTAtttcaatatgtgtgagtagtctCCTTGGTGAGATTTGAGTCAAGAAAATGATTGTTGTCGACATGTAAATctttcgtgaggcatttgtgcTTTCGGTT comes from Salvia miltiorrhiza cultivar Shanhuang (shh) chromosome 3, IMPLAD_Smil_shh, whole genome shotgun sequence and encodes:
- the LOC131016691 gene encoding LOW QUALITY PROTEIN: transcription factor bHLH143-like (The sequence of the model RefSeq protein was modified relative to this genomic sequence to represent the inferred CDS: deleted 2 bases in 2 codons), producing the protein MEKHFGSGYDQHLLSSTLNLSGFPFTNGYLNMEPLHRYPYPVEDSTLRNLPPVPGSGFQQLKASEPNRLQNWFDHKQHFHQAFVPASNSASEQKFPAGLSDVERLRSPTIPGQKRFLVFDQSGDKTTLLYSSGVHTPVQFGASQLPNPPSTYNLGKEELRDSYYSLGLNDENFEDNSKDATEDEMHEDTEELDALLCSDDDSDFSEDEETSTGHSPSTMTDNGIPKLVEETGEEVDSFSVPAKRQKLLDGSDVAPSSRYDGSSLKTFAYSELESDAESSCGSRKEELYIRSGCKRSRKDKIHETVSILQSIIPDANGKDAIVVIDQAIHYLRSLKVKAKALGLDAL